GGCGGGGCTGCGCATGAGGTAGCCTTTGGCGCCGGCGTGTAAGGCGGCGGATTGGGCGGCGGCAAGCGTCAGCTCGGCGGCGGCGGCGCGCAGTTTCAGCGTGGCGAGGTTGTCGGGCGTGTTGTTCCAAGCCAAGTCTGCCAGCCGTTCGGTGGTTTGCCATGCTTCGTCCAAGGCGGCTTTGAGGCTGTCGTAGCTGTCGTCGAGATAGCTGTTGACATCGGCGTTGACGACGTTGGCGATGCGGATGATGCCGAGGCTGCCGTCGATTACGCCTGCGCCGATGCCGATTTGCAGCAAGATAAAGCCGGACTTGATGGAGGCGATGTAGTCGGAGAACTGTTCGGGCGCGGCAATCACGTCTTCGTCAGGGATGAATACGTCTTTGAAGTTCAGGCTGAACGTGCGCGTGCCTTCGAGGGCGCAAAATTCGGGGCAGGCTTGCAGGGTTACGCCTTCCCATTGTCCGCCGGTGATGAACATGACGTAGCCGTCGCCGATTTGGGCGGTATTCGCCCAGATGTGATCTTCGCCGATGTTGGATACCCACGGCAGCGCGCCGTTAACTTTGTAGCCGCCGTCCACGCGCTCGGCTTGAAGGTTGTGTTTTTCAATGCCGGCGAGGTGTTTGACGGTATTGGACATGCCCGTACCCGCCAATACTTTGCCTTGCAGGATGTCGGCGAGGTATTTGTCTTTGACGGCTTGGTTGGGCGTCTGGTGCAGATACCAAGCGCAAGCCGCCTGACACCATGCGCTGAATGAGGTCGCGCCGCATTCTTTGCCGACTTCGCGCAAGACGGCGGTTTGCGTCGCCAAACCCAAGCCGTTGCCGCCTTCCGCTTCCGTACCGACTGCGCCGAATCCGCCGATGGCGCCGAGTTCGCACATAAAATCTTCAGGATACAAGCCATTGCGGTCGATTTCGTCCACTAAGGGTTTGAGTTTGGTTTTGACGAGTTCGGCAACTTGAGACAATAAGGTTTCACGGTTCATGGTCTTATCCTTGAAAATGTGTGCGGACGGCGCGGGGAGGGCGTTCCGTTGGAAAGGGGAGGCAGTCCGTTACAGGGACGGCATTTTTGAAAAAGGTCGTCTGAAAACGGGCAAATAGTTTTGCCGCCGCTTTTCAGACGACCTTGGGTCAGAATCAGGCGAACGCCTGCAATTCAGGGTTGATTTCTGTTTGCGCGACGTTGTTGACGTAGTTGCACAAAGTCGCCAAGGCAACGCCCATTACGACTTCGACAGCCTGCTGCTGGTTGTAGCCTGCGTCGAAGAAGGCTTTGAGTTCGGCATCGGATACCGCGCCTTTTTTCGCCATCACGGCTTGGGTGAACGCAGCGAGCGCGCCCAGTTTGGCATCGTCAAACTCGCCTGCCGCCAATGCGCGCGCGGCTTTGATGGATTGCTCGGACAGGAGTTTTTTCAGGGTTGCCAGCTTGGTGTGGCCTGCCACGCAGAAACCGCACTCATTGGTACGGGCGGCGATGATTTGGATGACTTCGACTTCACCGGGAGTCAGGCTGTTGGCGGCGTTCAGTTTGCCGACTTCTTGATAGAACGCCAACGCTTCGGGCGCGTTGGCCAGCACGCCGATGAGATTGGGGATGAAGCCGTTGTTTTTCAGCGCGGCTTCGACGCGGGGTTTTGCTGCTTCGGGAGCGGTTTCGACGGTGTGTACGGTTAAGCGTGCCATATTGGTTTCCTTTTTATTTGCGATTTGTCAAAAGATGGAGGGCATAGTAGGGAAACAAATCCCAAAGTTGAAAGACCTGATAATTATTTTGATAAAACCAATAGTTATAAACAGCCAAGAAATTGATTAGATTTATATAATTATTTAATTACATCGATAGTTTTAAAAAATAGGTATAAATGGAAAAAAAAATCAAAAAAGGTCGTCTGAAAACCGAATACAGTTTTCAGACGACCTTTCATTCACTTATCCAATCCTAACCTTATCATTCAGCCCAGTTTTTCTTCTTACTGGTCTTACCTATGCCCGGATTGAAACTGTTGGTCGGGTCGAGTTTGCGGTAGAACTGCTTGAGCGCGGGTTTCGCTTCGTATAAATGACCGACGTTGTGTTCGGCGGGATATTGTGCGCCGCGTTGGTCTAAGAGATGAAGCATTTCATGCTCCAATGCCATGCAGTCGTTGCCTTTTTTGATGATGTAATCCTGATGGAAAACGTGGCACATAAAATGTCCGTAGTAGAGCTTGTGGATGATTTTATTGTCGATTTCCGACGGTAGTTTTTCAAACCAGTCGCGGTCGTCGCGGCGCAGGGCGATGTCCAGCGCGACCAAGTCTTCCACTTCGTCGTCATGCACGGCGCGGTAGCGGATGGCGGCGGAAGCGACGGCAAAGCGGTGCAGCATGGCGGCTTGGGTTTCTTCGGCGTTGCATTCGAAAAACGCGCCGCCGTGGTGTGCAAAATACTCTTTCAAAAACGCGCGCGCTTCATCGACGCCTTTTCCGCCCATTTTCAGAATCAGATGGTGTTCGTATTTGTCGCGGTAATCGCGCATGGATTTGGGCAGGTGGTCAGGCAAGTATTTGCTGACGAACTGCATGACCTTGTCGGAAAAATGTTTGGGCAGAAAGCTGACTTTTTTGCTGAAGCGGTCAACTTTGGCTTTAAAATCAAATAATTTCGGCAGTTGGTGTGTACCGAATTTTTTGATGACGTAGAACGTGTCTTTGCCGTACACATCGGCAATATCGAAAGCGTCGCGATGAATGTATTCGCCCGAAACGGGCAGGCTTTCAAATTCGCCCAAGGCGGCGCGGCGGATGTCGGTCAGTTCATTGATGTCGTTGGTGCCGATGTAGAACACGGCAGTTTGCTTCTCTTGCGGGAAGGTGTCCAAACGGACGGCAAAAACCATCAGTTTGCCCGCGCAACCGGACGCTTCGTAATGGCGCGCGGGGTCGGCATTGAAACGCGCGGCGGTGGGCTCGTCCACTTGGCGCACATGGTCGCAATAGGCGTGGTCGTGTCCTTTGCCCGCGTCTTGCATGATGTCTTTTCTTTGATAATGATGGCCTTGAAGATTGGTCAGGATTTCTTCGGGCGTGTCGCCCAAATCTATGCCCAAATGGTTGACCAGCTCCAATTTGCCCTCTTCGTTGATTTGGGCGAACAGCGCCATTTCCGTGTAGGCCGGGCCGCGCTGCACCAATGCGCCGCCGGAGTTGTTGCACACGCCGCCCAAGACGGACGCGCCGATGCAGGATGAACCGATGACCGAATGCGGTTCGCGCCCCAAAGGTTTCAGCAGCAATTCGAGCTGGTTCAGGGTTGAACCGGGCAGGCAGACGACTTGTTCGTTGTTGTTGATGGTTTGGATGAT
Above is a window of Neisseria mucosa DNA encoding:
- a CDS encoding acyl-CoA dehydrogenase, with protein sequence MNRETLLSQVAELVKTKLKPLVDEIDRNGLYPEDFMCELGAIGGFGAVGTEAEGGNGLGLATQTAVLREVGKECGATSFSAWCQAACAWYLHQTPNQAVKDKYLADILQGKVLAGTGMSNTVKHLAGIEKHNLQAERVDGGYKVNGALPWVSNIGEDHIWANTAQIGDGYVMFITGGQWEGVTLQACPEFCALEGTRTFSLNFKDVFIPDEDVIAAPEQFSDYIASIKSGFILLQIGIGAGVIDGSLGIIRIANVVNADVNSYLDDSYDSLKAALDEAWQTTERLADLAWNNTPDNLATLKLRAAAAELTLAAAQSAALHAGAKGYLMRSPAQRRVREAMFVAIVTPALKHLRKEIAALEAA
- a CDS encoding carboxymuconolactone decarboxylase family protein gives rise to the protein MARLTVHTVETAPEAAKPRVEAALKNNGFIPNLIGVLANAPEALAFYQEVGKLNAANSLTPGEVEVIQIIAARTNECGFCVAGHTKLATLKKLLSEQSIKAARALAAGEFDDAKLGALAAFTQAVMAKKGAVSDAELKAFFDAGYNQQQAVEVVMGVALATLCNYVNNVAQTEINPELQAFA
- a CDS encoding D-lactate dehydrogenase, whose amino-acid sequence is MNASQLISSLTQTVGEKYIITDPAKTEQYRQGYRFGEGRALAVVRPGTILEMWKILQACVEADVIVITQAANTGLTGGSTPDGNDYDRDIVIVNTMRMNIIQTINNNEQVVCLPGSTLNQLELLLKPLGREPHSVIGSSCIGASVLGGVCNNSGGALVQRGPAYTEMALFAQINEEGKLELVNHLGIDLGDTPEEILTNLQGHHYQRKDIMQDAGKGHDHAYCDHVRQVDEPTAARFNADPARHYEASGCAGKLMVFAVRLDTFPQEKQTAVFYIGTNDINELTDIRRAALGEFESLPVSGEYIHRDAFDIADVYGKDTFYVIKKFGTHQLPKLFDFKAKVDRFSKKVSFLPKHFSDKVMQFVSKYLPDHLPKSMRDYRDKYEHHLILKMGGKGVDEARAFLKEYFAHHGGAFFECNAEETQAAMLHRFAVASAAIRYRAVHDDEVEDLVALDIALRRDDRDWFEKLPSEIDNKIIHKLYYGHFMCHVFHQDYIIKKGNDCMALEHEMLHLLDQRGAQYPAEHNVGHLYEAKPALKQFYRKLDPTNSFNPGIGKTSKKKNWAE